GAACAGATGAATCGTGTGAAAGAATTTCGCAAGGAACTGGGCATTTCCCAGCTCGAGCTCGCCAAGGATATCGGTGTCTCGAGACAAACCATCAACATGATTGAGAACGACAAGTACAATCCAACTCTGGAACTCTGTCTCAATCTCGCCCGTAGCCTCCAAACTGACCTCAACAGTCTCTTTTGGGAGGATAATTTTTAAAAAAGGAGCCAACTCATGAAAAAAGAAACCTTCACTGAAAAACTGATCAAACGCACATACGGTATCTCTGGTCCCCTTGACGAATACAAACGGCGTGAGGCCGATCGTATTGGGAACCAAGTCTTTATCATCCTCTTTTATCTGATGATTTTCGGAAATCTTATTCCACTCCTTCTGGCCTATAAATACCCTCAAGAAGTGGCTCTAATCTATCCTCCTCTGATTCTAGTGATTGCCCTCATCGCTGCTGGCTATGTCACCTACCAAATGAAAAAAACAGGGATTACAGCTATTGATCCAGATATGCTGAATGAGAAAGAAAGCAAGCAACTATACTACCCAGGTCTTAAAGCAGGTTTGTTCTTTGGTCTATGGATGTTTTTTATAACTCCTCTTCTCAGTATACTCATAGGTGAAGGTCAGGACTATTTTCATTCTCTCCTAACTATAAGAAATGGTGTATCAAGCATTCTCGGTTCTATCTTCTTCGGAGCGAGCATACAGTTCCTCATCTCCCGTCGCATTGCAAAAACTAAAAAAGAGCAAGATGAGGATTAGGAGGTGCCCTATGAAATCACTAGTAACTTTACTTACCTATCATCTTTTGTTTGCTTCTCTACTCACCTTCATCATCGTTTCAGGGAACTTGCCAATCTACGATATAGTCCTCCTTCCAGTCTTTGTTCCAGCACTCAACAAAGGATTGACTTATCTAAAGATAGATTCCCAAAAAACGCGCATACTCAACCTAGCACTATGCTTTACGATTCTATCCTTTCTATCCTTACCACAGCTGACGCTCATTTCAAGCAATTGGAAATATTATATACTGCTAACTATCGCCATCCTTTCTTCTATTACTTATCTTTATTATCTCTATCAATTCGTAAAAGAAACAAAATAGCATCGTTCATTTAGGAGAAATCACCCATGAAAAAAGAAGACTTAACAACTCGCCTACTTCGAAATTTCTTTCATATCCAAGGGCCTTTTGATGAATGCCGTCAAGAGGTTATCTACAAGGCTTGCGCCCGTTCCATGATCCAAATCTTTTACTCTTCCTTCATTCTCTTCCTGTTCTATATTTTGTTCGGAAGCTTTATAGAAATTGTTCGAAATGTTATGCCCTACATCTATTTTGGACTCATTTTGTTCATGAGTATAAAAGCTCAAAAAGCCGTCCAAGAGCTTCATCTTGAAAAGGATGACAAATCAGAAATCATTCTCAAAACCTACAGCAAAGCCCAAATCAAATTCCGAAGCTGGATTGTGTTTATCGGTATTCAGATTGGCCTCTTTACCTTACTCATCTTTCATAAAGTCTTCGTTCAGCAGATGTCCCTTTCAGATTTTGTGAAGTTGCTCATGCAATTCGATAAAAGTGGTCCTTTCCTAATGTACGGTCTGATTATCGGTAGCATTTTTGGAACCCTGACCTACGGCTTTCTATCCCTACAGGAGGAGAAAACTCCTAAAAATACCAAACAGAAGGAGAAAAGCAAGCAGTGACTTCACTATACGATTTTTCAGTCTTGA
The Streptococcus toyakuensis genome window above contains:
- a CDS encoding helix-turn-helix transcriptional regulator, which codes for MNRVKEFRKELGISQLELAKDIGVSRQTINMIENDKYNPTLELCLNLARSLQTDLNSLFWEDNF
- a CDS encoding DUF3278 domain-containing protein → MKKETFTEKLIKRTYGISGPLDEYKRREADRIGNQVFIILFYLMIFGNLIPLLLAYKYPQEVALIYPPLILVIALIAAGYVTYQMKKTGITAIDPDMLNEKESKQLYYPGLKAGLFFGLWMFFITPLLSILIGEGQDYFHSLLTIRNGVSSILGSIFFGASIQFLISRRIAKTKKEQDED
- a CDS encoding DUF3278 domain-containing protein, whose product is MKKEDLTTRLLRNFFHIQGPFDECRQEVIYKACARSMIQIFYSSFILFLFYILFGSFIEIVRNVMPYIYFGLILFMSIKAQKAVQELHLEKDDKSEIILKTYSKAQIKFRSWIVFIGIQIGLFTLLIFHKVFVQQMSLSDFVKLLMQFDKSGPFLMYGLIIGSIFGTLTYGFLSLQEEKTPKNTKQKEKSKQ